One Rissa tridactyla isolate bRisTri1 chromosome 4, bRisTri1.patW.cur.20221130, whole genome shotgun sequence DNA window includes the following coding sequences:
- the CAPRIN1 gene encoding caprin-1 isoform X1 has translation MPSATNSTMASSSSGKAGPGGEAAPAAAAAAAPQASGGSITSVQTEAMKQILGVIDKKLRNLEKKKSKLDDYQERMNKGERLNQDQLDAVSKYQEVTNNLEFAKELQRSFMALSQDIQKTIKKTARREQLMREEAEQKRLKTVLELQFILDKLGDDEVRNDLKQGSNGVPVLTEEELTMLDEFYKLVYPERDMNMRLNEQYEQASVHLWDLLEGKEKPVCGTTYKALKEIVERILQTSYFDSTHNHQNGLCEEEEAAPAPAVEDTVAEAEPDPAEEFTEPTEVESTEYVNRQFMAETQFSSSEKEQVDEWTVETVEVVNSLQQQTQATSPPVPEPHTLTTVAQADPLVRRQRVQDLMAQMQGPYNFMQDSMLEFENQTLDPAIVSAQPMNPAQNLDMPQMVCPPVHAESRLAQPNQVPVQPEATQVPLVSSTSEGYTASQPMYQPSHTTEQRPQKESIDQIQASMSLNADQTPSSSSLPTASQPQVFQAGSSKPLHSSGINVNAAPFQSMQTVFNMNAPVPPVNEPETLKQQNQYQASYNQSFSNQPHQVEQSDLQQEQLQTVVGTYHGSPDQTHQVAGNHQQPPQQNTGFPRNSQPYYNSRGVSRGGSRGARGLMNGYRGPANGFRGGYDGYRPSFSNTPNSGYTQPQFNAPRDYSNYQRDGYQQNFKRGSGQSGPRGAPRGRGGPPRPNRGMPQMNAQQVN, from the exons agcaAACTTGATGATTACCAGGAACGAATGAACAAAGGAGAACGTCTGAATCAAGATCAActg gatgcGGTGTCAAAATACCAGGAAGTGACAAATAATCTGGAATTTGCTAAAGAACTGCAGAGGAGTTTTATGGCTCTGAGCCAAGAT atccagaaaacaattaaaaagacaGCTCGCAGGGAGCAACTGATGAGAGAAGAAGCTGAGCAGAAGCGTTTAAAGACTGTGCTAGAGCTACAGTTTATTTTGGACAAGTTGGGTGATGACGAAGTGCGCAACGACTTGAAACAAGGATCAAATGGAGTGCCAGTACTGACAGAGGAGGAACTGACAATGCTGGATGAGTTTTACAAGCTAGTTTACCCCGAACGAGACATGAACATGAG gttgaatGAGCAGTATGAGCAAGCATCTGTTCACCTGTGGGACTtactggaagggaaggagaaaccaGTTTGTGGAACAACCT ATAAAGCACTAAAGGAGATTGTTGAACGTATTCTTCAAACTAGTTACTTCGATAGCACCCATAACCATCAGAATGGATTatgtgaggaagaagaggcagcacCCGCACCTGCAGTAGAAGACACTGTAGCAGAAGCTG aacCTGATCCAGCGGAAGAATTTACTGAACCAACTGAAGTTGAATCAACTGAG tatgtAAACAGACAATTCATGGCAGAGACTCAGTTCAGCAGTAGTGAGAAGGAACAGGTAGATGAGTGGACAGTTGAAACGGTTGAG GTTGTAAACTCGCTGCAGCAACAGACACAAGCTACATCTCCTCCGGTTCCTGAACCTCACACGCTCACTACTGTGGCTCAGGCAGATCCTCTTGTTAGAAGACAGCGAGTACAGGACCTTATGGCGCAGATGCAGGGCCCATATAACTTCATGCAG gactCTATGCTGGAGTTTGAGAACCAAACACTCGATCCTGCCATTGTGTCTGCGCAGCCCATGAATCCAGCACAGAATTTGGACATGCCACAAATGGTTTGCCCTCCAG tTCATGCTGAGTCAAGACTTGCCCAGCCTAATCAAGTTCCTGTGCAACCAGAAGCTACACAG GTTCCCTTGGTTTCTTCTACAAGTGAGGGATATACAGCCTCCCAACCCATGTATCAGCCTTCTCACACAACAGAGCAACGGCCACAGAAAGAATCAATTGACCAGATTCAG GCTTCAATGTCACTGAATGCAGACCAGACCCCGTCATCGTCATCACTTCCCACTGCATCCCAGCCGCAGGTGTTCCAGGCTGGATCTAGCAAACCTTTGCATAGCAGCGGAATCAATGTTAATGCAGCTCCATTCCAATCCATGCAAACA GTATTCAACATGAATGCACCTGTTCCTCCTGTTAATGAGCCAGAAACCCTTAAGCAGCAAAATCAGTACCAGGCCAGTTACAACCAGAGTTTCTCCAATCAGCCTCACCAAGTAGAACAATCAGATCTTCAGCAAGAACAACTCCAGACAG TGGTTGGTACTTACCATGGTTCCCCGGACCAGACCCATCAAGTTGCAGGTAACCACCAGCAACCTCCTCAACAGAATACTGGATTTCCACGTAACAGTCAGCCTTATTATAACAGTCGAGGAGTGTCTCGTGGTGGATCACGTGGGGCTCGTGGCTTAATGAATGGTTACAGGGGACCGGCAAATGGATTTAGAG GAGGATATGATGGCTACCGTCCTTCCTTTTCCAACACTCCAAACAGCGGTTACACGCAGCCCCAATTTAATGCTCCTCGGGATTATTCAAACTACCAGCGG GATGGATATCAACAGAATTTCAAACGTGGTTCTGGACAAAGTGGACCTCGGGGAGCTCCTAGAG GTCGTGGAGGGCCCCCAAGACCAAACAGAGGGATGCCTCAAATGAATGCTCAGCAAGTGAATTAA
- the CAPRIN1 gene encoding caprin-1 isoform X2, with product MPSATNSTMASSSSGKAGPGGEAAPAAAAAAAPQASGGSITSVQTEAMKQILGVIDKKLRNLEKKKSKLDDYQERMNKGERLNQDQLDAVSKYQEVTNNLEFAKELQRSFMALSQDIQKTIKKTARREQLMREEAEQKRLKTVLELQFILDKLGDDEVRNDLKQGSNGVPVLTEEELTMLDEFYKLVYPERDMNMRLNEQYEQASVHLWDLLEGKEKPVCGTTYKALKEIVERILQTSYFDSTHNHQNGLCEEEEAAPAPAVEDTVAEAEPDPAEEFTEPTEVESTEVVNSLQQQTQATSPPVPEPHTLTTVAQADPLVRRQRVQDLMAQMQGPYNFMQDSMLEFENQTLDPAIVSAQPMNPAQNLDMPQMVCPPVHAESRLAQPNQVPVQPEATQVPLVSSTSEGYTASQPMYQPSHTTEQRPQKESIDQIQASMSLNADQTPSSSSLPTASQPQVFQAGSSKPLHSSGINVNAAPFQSMQTVFNMNAPVPPVNEPETLKQQNQYQASYNQSFSNQPHQVEQSDLQQEQLQTVVGTYHGSPDQTHQVAGNHQQPPQQNTGFPRNSQPYYNSRGVSRGGSRGARGLMNGYRGPANGFRGGYDGYRPSFSNTPNSGYTQPQFNAPRDYSNYQRDGYQQNFKRGSGQSGPRGAPRGRGGPPRPNRGMPQMNAQQVN from the exons agcaAACTTGATGATTACCAGGAACGAATGAACAAAGGAGAACGTCTGAATCAAGATCAActg gatgcGGTGTCAAAATACCAGGAAGTGACAAATAATCTGGAATTTGCTAAAGAACTGCAGAGGAGTTTTATGGCTCTGAGCCAAGAT atccagaaaacaattaaaaagacaGCTCGCAGGGAGCAACTGATGAGAGAAGAAGCTGAGCAGAAGCGTTTAAAGACTGTGCTAGAGCTACAGTTTATTTTGGACAAGTTGGGTGATGACGAAGTGCGCAACGACTTGAAACAAGGATCAAATGGAGTGCCAGTACTGACAGAGGAGGAACTGACAATGCTGGATGAGTTTTACAAGCTAGTTTACCCCGAACGAGACATGAACATGAG gttgaatGAGCAGTATGAGCAAGCATCTGTTCACCTGTGGGACTtactggaagggaaggagaaaccaGTTTGTGGAACAACCT ATAAAGCACTAAAGGAGATTGTTGAACGTATTCTTCAAACTAGTTACTTCGATAGCACCCATAACCATCAGAATGGATTatgtgaggaagaagaggcagcacCCGCACCTGCAGTAGAAGACACTGTAGCAGAAGCTG aacCTGATCCAGCGGAAGAATTTACTGAACCAACTGAAGTTGAATCAACTGAG GTTGTAAACTCGCTGCAGCAACAGACACAAGCTACATCTCCTCCGGTTCCTGAACCTCACACGCTCACTACTGTGGCTCAGGCAGATCCTCTTGTTAGAAGACAGCGAGTACAGGACCTTATGGCGCAGATGCAGGGCCCATATAACTTCATGCAG gactCTATGCTGGAGTTTGAGAACCAAACACTCGATCCTGCCATTGTGTCTGCGCAGCCCATGAATCCAGCACAGAATTTGGACATGCCACAAATGGTTTGCCCTCCAG tTCATGCTGAGTCAAGACTTGCCCAGCCTAATCAAGTTCCTGTGCAACCAGAAGCTACACAG GTTCCCTTGGTTTCTTCTACAAGTGAGGGATATACAGCCTCCCAACCCATGTATCAGCCTTCTCACACAACAGAGCAACGGCCACAGAAAGAATCAATTGACCAGATTCAG GCTTCAATGTCACTGAATGCAGACCAGACCCCGTCATCGTCATCACTTCCCACTGCATCCCAGCCGCAGGTGTTCCAGGCTGGATCTAGCAAACCTTTGCATAGCAGCGGAATCAATGTTAATGCAGCTCCATTCCAATCCATGCAAACA GTATTCAACATGAATGCACCTGTTCCTCCTGTTAATGAGCCAGAAACCCTTAAGCAGCAAAATCAGTACCAGGCCAGTTACAACCAGAGTTTCTCCAATCAGCCTCACCAAGTAGAACAATCAGATCTTCAGCAAGAACAACTCCAGACAG TGGTTGGTACTTACCATGGTTCCCCGGACCAGACCCATCAAGTTGCAGGTAACCACCAGCAACCTCCTCAACAGAATACTGGATTTCCACGTAACAGTCAGCCTTATTATAACAGTCGAGGAGTGTCTCGTGGTGGATCACGTGGGGCTCGTGGCTTAATGAATGGTTACAGGGGACCGGCAAATGGATTTAGAG GAGGATATGATGGCTACCGTCCTTCCTTTTCCAACACTCCAAACAGCGGTTACACGCAGCCCCAATTTAATGCTCCTCGGGATTATTCAAACTACCAGCGG GATGGATATCAACAGAATTTCAAACGTGGTTCTGGACAAAGTGGACCTCGGGGAGCTCCTAGAG GTCGTGGAGGGCCCCCAAGACCAAACAGAGGGATGCCTCAAATGAATGCTCAGCAAGTGAATTAA
- the CAPRIN1 gene encoding caprin-1 isoform X3 → MPSATNSTMASSSSGKAGPGGEAAPAAAAAAAPQASGGSITSVQTEAMKQILGVIDKKLRNLEKKKSKLDDYQERMNKGERLNQDQLDAVSKYQEVTNNLEFAKELQRSFMALSQDIQKTIKKTARREQLMREEAEQKRLKTVLELQFILDKLGDDEVRNDLKQGSNGVPVLTEEELTMLDEFYKLVYPERDMNMRLNEQYEQASVHLWDLLEGKEKPVCGTTYKALKEIVERILQTSYFDSTHNHQNGLCEEEEAAPAPAVEDTVAEAEPDPAEEFTEPTEVESTEYVNRQFMAETQFSSSEKEQVDEWTVETVEVVNSLQQQTQATSPPVPEPHTLTTVAQADPLVRRQRVQDLMAQMQGPYNFMQDSMLEFENQTLDPAIVSAQPMNPAQNLDMPQMVCPPVHAESRLAQPNQVPVQPEATQASMSLNADQTPSSSSLPTASQPQVFQAGSSKPLHSSGINVNAAPFQSMQTVFNMNAPVPPVNEPETLKQQNQYQASYNQSFSNQPHQVEQSDLQQEQLQTVVGTYHGSPDQTHQVAGNHQQPPQQNTGFPRNSQPYYNSRGVSRGGSRGARGLMNGYRGPANGFRGGYDGYRPSFSNTPNSGYTQPQFNAPRDYSNYQRDGYQQNFKRGSGQSGPRGAPRGRGGPPRPNRGMPQMNAQQVN, encoded by the exons agcaAACTTGATGATTACCAGGAACGAATGAACAAAGGAGAACGTCTGAATCAAGATCAActg gatgcGGTGTCAAAATACCAGGAAGTGACAAATAATCTGGAATTTGCTAAAGAACTGCAGAGGAGTTTTATGGCTCTGAGCCAAGAT atccagaaaacaattaaaaagacaGCTCGCAGGGAGCAACTGATGAGAGAAGAAGCTGAGCAGAAGCGTTTAAAGACTGTGCTAGAGCTACAGTTTATTTTGGACAAGTTGGGTGATGACGAAGTGCGCAACGACTTGAAACAAGGATCAAATGGAGTGCCAGTACTGACAGAGGAGGAACTGACAATGCTGGATGAGTTTTACAAGCTAGTTTACCCCGAACGAGACATGAACATGAG gttgaatGAGCAGTATGAGCAAGCATCTGTTCACCTGTGGGACTtactggaagggaaggagaaaccaGTTTGTGGAACAACCT ATAAAGCACTAAAGGAGATTGTTGAACGTATTCTTCAAACTAGTTACTTCGATAGCACCCATAACCATCAGAATGGATTatgtgaggaagaagaggcagcacCCGCACCTGCAGTAGAAGACACTGTAGCAGAAGCTG aacCTGATCCAGCGGAAGAATTTACTGAACCAACTGAAGTTGAATCAACTGAG tatgtAAACAGACAATTCATGGCAGAGACTCAGTTCAGCAGTAGTGAGAAGGAACAGGTAGATGAGTGGACAGTTGAAACGGTTGAG GTTGTAAACTCGCTGCAGCAACAGACACAAGCTACATCTCCTCCGGTTCCTGAACCTCACACGCTCACTACTGTGGCTCAGGCAGATCCTCTTGTTAGAAGACAGCGAGTACAGGACCTTATGGCGCAGATGCAGGGCCCATATAACTTCATGCAG gactCTATGCTGGAGTTTGAGAACCAAACACTCGATCCTGCCATTGTGTCTGCGCAGCCCATGAATCCAGCACAGAATTTGGACATGCCACAAATGGTTTGCCCTCCAG tTCATGCTGAGTCAAGACTTGCCCAGCCTAATCAAGTTCCTGTGCAACCAGAAGCTACACAG GCTTCAATGTCACTGAATGCAGACCAGACCCCGTCATCGTCATCACTTCCCACTGCATCCCAGCCGCAGGTGTTCCAGGCTGGATCTAGCAAACCTTTGCATAGCAGCGGAATCAATGTTAATGCAGCTCCATTCCAATCCATGCAAACA GTATTCAACATGAATGCACCTGTTCCTCCTGTTAATGAGCCAGAAACCCTTAAGCAGCAAAATCAGTACCAGGCCAGTTACAACCAGAGTTTCTCCAATCAGCCTCACCAAGTAGAACAATCAGATCTTCAGCAAGAACAACTCCAGACAG TGGTTGGTACTTACCATGGTTCCCCGGACCAGACCCATCAAGTTGCAGGTAACCACCAGCAACCTCCTCAACAGAATACTGGATTTCCACGTAACAGTCAGCCTTATTATAACAGTCGAGGAGTGTCTCGTGGTGGATCACGTGGGGCTCGTGGCTTAATGAATGGTTACAGGGGACCGGCAAATGGATTTAGAG GAGGATATGATGGCTACCGTCCTTCCTTTTCCAACACTCCAAACAGCGGTTACACGCAGCCCCAATTTAATGCTCCTCGGGATTATTCAAACTACCAGCGG GATGGATATCAACAGAATTTCAAACGTGGTTCTGGACAAAGTGGACCTCGGGGAGCTCCTAGAG GTCGTGGAGGGCCCCCAAGACCAAACAGAGGGATGCCTCAAATGAATGCTCAGCAAGTGAATTAA